The genomic interval AAGATTTAAAGATTGATCCATATGGCATGATATTTGCGGATAATAAAAATATTAGTGTTCAGGATATTTTCAAAGAAGCTGCGAAGGATCAGGTTAATTATGATGCTACAAGGGCGAAGTTACGCTTTAATGATCTGAGTAGTGAGCAAAGAAATAGCTTCATGCTTGCCTGCCGCCTCTTGGGAGGAGTTGAATCAGTGTTACAGCACGCTGCAACTTGCAAAAGAGGTAATGAAAGATCATGCATTATTAATCTGTAGTTCTTATCATATTAGCAATAATGGCACTGCGTCAATGGGTGAGAGGATTATCCAATTGAATCTGAATTATGAAACGATTCAGAAGCACGCAGGGATAGCGCCATATAAGTATTATCTAAAGAACATATCTACATAGTAGTTTAAATAGTTGTAGTTCATATCAAAGTCTTATGAAGCTTGCAAGGGATGTAATCAGTAATGACCAGCATATTTCTAGTGCTAACAAATAACAAGTTAATGAGTTTAGTAAATAACTATATAGCAGGCATTGATAATTATAATTGGGATAATAAAGAATTAATAGAGCTCAAGAGATGTGACTTACTTGAGAGTCAGAAAGCTTTAAGTAATCTTAAGCAAGAGCAGCAAGCTAATGAGAATTTTATTGACACATTATTACCTCATTATTTAGGACGTATTTACGAGCAGCAAGGAGCAGAGATTATAGCGAAGTGGGAAGCAGTGAAAGCCACTAATCCTGATGTAGATGCAAAAGAATTAATTGAACGTGTTCAATCTAATCCATCAATGCTTGGCACATTGCCAGGTATTGGGATAGGTACGATATTTGGAGTAAGCATTAGTCGTCGTAAATCTATAGAGCAAGTAGGGAAATTAGGCGCGCAACTTCTAAAGTATGAGGAGAATATGGCAAGGCTAAGCGAGATTCAATATAATAATTTAATAAGAGAACAAGAGCAAAAAATAGTAGTGCTTAAAGAGCAGCTAAATGTTCTTGAAGCTTTAAAAGCTAATACAGCAGAAGAGAAGTTCTTAAGTAGTTTAAAGACAATGCAGGCAGGTAGCGGTTTAAATACCCACAGCTTTAAGTCATTGTTGGTTAGTGATGAAGTACAGGATTTGCTTTGTGAGTACTATAATAACCAAAATGAGCAATATACAAGGGTTAATGCGCCGGATAGAGTAGCAGTAGACGAGTCTATTGGTGATGTAGTAGATAATGTACTTCATTCAGCAAAGCAAGAGCATATACAAGAATCAACAGCTAATTCTAAAACTAATACTCTATCAAGTACTAGAGAAGGTACTACGAGTCGTAGAAGAGACCGTAATAGCACGAAAGAGCCGGTATTACGTTTTGATAAGGTTCAGGATGCTTTAACAAGTAGCGATATAGAGAGAGTATTTAGACAATATGCAGCATCTATTCGAGGAGGTGTAGGAGCTATAAAGAGAAGCGGTACTGAGATTAGTATGGGTAGTCTTAGCATGAATTTAAGTAAAGGCACATGGGATACGTCATAGTAGCGGTACAAGCGGTAATATCTTTGGTTTTGTCCAAGAAGGAGCTTTAGTTAGTAAGCGTCAATCACTTAAGATAGTTGCCGAGCTTGTTGGCATTCGGGCGGAATCAAGTAGTTATGATTATCGCATTAATCTTGCAAGCAGAGCTAATAAAAAGCAAGGGGTAGAGCAAGCAAAGCTCCAAGTAGCTAATGAGTGGGTAGCGGCGTATGACAAAATAACAAATGCTGAGAGCTTTGATCCAAGTAAGCACCTAAAAGGCATGATGCAGCATAATACATTAGAGGCGGTATATAGCTACAAAGATGCAGAAGGGGGGGTTACTAGGTACGTTTCGTCAGCAAAGAAGACGGCAAGAAGCAAACGCTACCTGTCACCTATTGTTATAACGCCGCAAAACAAGAATATAGTTGGCGTCTAAAAGGATTTACTGACAAAGGTGACAAACCTATATTTGGCATAGAGAAAGCTATTTGCAGCAGTAAACCTATATTGATAGTAGAAGGTGAGAATGCAGCCGTAGCTGCAGCTAAAATATTACCTGAATATGATGTAGTATCATGGATGGGTGGTAGCAACTCTGCTGATAAAGTCAATTGGAGTCAACTTCAGTGGAGGGATGTAATAATATGGCCCGATAATGATGAGCCAGACTTTAAAGCTGCAGACATTATTAAAGACAAGTTAAACAAAGCAAATGATCATATAGGATTTGTCAGTATTGTTGATTCAAATAAACTTAGATTCGATGGTAGAGTTCATAAAGACTTATTGCCTAAGAAATGGGATTTGGCAGATAGATTACCTAATGGTATGACAATTACAAACGTTAAAAAGGCCATAGAAAATGTTAGAGCTGCTCATTTAGATTTAAATCAAATATAGAGCGTGATTCAGAATACTAACTTTGCATTAGTGAAAGAAACAAACAGTACATTTGAGAGAAATATTTGGCAGGAGGTATTTAAAGGTAAGATCGTAGATGAAGAGAAAATGGCAAGCTTAAGTGCTAATGAGAAGAAGATAGCTAACTTCTTTAGTTCAAAGGAATCGAGTAATTACGTTAAATATTTAGAGGCAACAGGTAAAGGAGGAGTAGCTCACGACTATTTAAAATACGACTCCTTAATGTATCAAGATATATTAATTAGTCTTGCTGCACGTGACGAGCGTTTGAGTGATAATATCAGGGATTTAAGTAGCAGTAATAGTAATAATGCTGCAGATATAGAAATTATAGAAATATAGAAAGCAAAACACAGTTATAATAGATGATACGCAAAATTTATATGAGAAAAAAGCACTAGAATATAGCGGCATTGCTGGTACTAATGCAGTATACAGAGATTATTTAGAACTGATGGTTAAAAACTTTGGTGAATCACACGAGAAAGTTACGTTATACAAAAATATTGTGCGTGATTTATCTATTCTACATTCAGCACAACTTGGTATGAATATCAATGATTTATCGGATAGTTATCATAACGAGATAGCAAGAGACGTGTATAGTACTATATCAGAGTATAGTACTAAATATGCACTAGACAATACTGACAAAAACAAGATTGCAAATGCAGTATATGAAGAACATTGCAGCCTAAAAGCTTGGGAGCAGAAAATCATATGAGCAAGTTGCTACTAGCTATAAGGTTTATTCTGATTATCAAAGACGCCTAGAACAGACAAGATTAGCGGATATTGAAAGAGAAACAGAACGCAAGACCTTTATATCACATACGGAGCAAATCAAACATGAGATCTTGCTATCCAAGACAGTATCCGAGGTATTTGTAGCTTTAGAAAAAGATCAGAAGTTTTTTGTAGCCCTAAATGGTAATATCAAATATACAACATTTAATTATGAATTTGTGGAATTGGCACAACAAACTCTTGAACACCAGGAACAACAACTTTTACCTAGATTAAAAGATGTGGTAGTAGCACTAGAGCAGCATGGGGTCTTTAGTACACAAGAAACATTAACTCAGCTCAAGGATAGTAAAGACTTAGAAGATACATATAAGCACTTTGATAGTAATTTAGAGCGTCATCAATTAGAGATCCAGCATCAGGTAATTCAGCAAGATAAAGCGAATGCTAAAACAGCTGACGAAATGTTAACTGCAATTAGCCGTGAGCATGAGTTCTTTAAGTCTCTTGACGGCAATCTTAAAGATGTAGAGAAGTATGATAATAGTTTATTATCTGCAATCTCAAATGCTAAGACTATCGAGCAAGATAAGTTAATTATCAATATGCATAATATGGTAGTATATGCCCAAAAACATGGTATATTAAAGGATTACGAGATACTAAATCAATTTAACTCTTCCTGATAGTCATAATGTGCTAAAAACTTAAGTAAAACATGTGAGAAACATTATATGGAGCATCACAATGAGAATATTAAGCAGCTATTAGATGATGAGCATGTGATGATAGGAGCTAAGAAATATTCATGCTCGCTTAAATATATGAAGCATGAGATGAAAAATAATATACAAAGCTTTGTAGATGAGAAGCAAATAGCTACAACCTTTGCTAAGGTAAAAGCAGAAGTTAAAGACAGAAGTTAAAGAACTTCGCTTAGAAAGGGAGTTAGAACATACAATGACTATGAGATTATAAAATAAGTATAGAACTTAAGATGTTTAATTTACCTAAGGTGGAGCGATTAAATTGGCTCTATATAGATATGAATAGTTATTTTGCTACAATAGAGCAACAACTAGATCATACACTTAGGGGTAAGCCCATAGCAATAGTAGCTAATCTGACTGATAGTACCAGTGCTATTGCAGTAAGTTATGAGGCAAAAAAGCTTGGGATTAACACTGGTACTAAAATATTTGAGGCAAAGAGGATATATCCTGAGTTAGTGTGCATTGTCTCGAAACATGAAGAATATATAAAATATCATAAGGCTATATTTGCAGAAGTAGAGAAACATTGACAGGTAGATAAGGTATTATCAATAGATGAGGCAGCATGCAGGCTTACAGGAGAGTTATGTAACCAGGATAATGCTATTAATATAGCAACCCGGATAAAGCAATCTATTATAGGGATAATGTTGATGAATGTATAGAATGTTCTATAGGAATAGCACCTAATTAACGTTAGAGCAAATAGAGAGTTCAGTAATAACTTCGTGAACCAGTTACTGTTAAAGCTATATATCAAATATCCTGAGAAGAGATTTAAGAACAAATTTACATTTTCAGACTACATGATAAAAGCATTAAAGAAAGAGAAACATCAAGGACCGCTTGTTAATAATCCCAGCTTCAGATTCAGCTGTAACATAGATGAGCAGTACTTAAGTCATGTGGAGAGCTCAAGTGACACTAGCAAGATATCCCAGGTTAGAAAGAAGATAGCAGGCAGATTTAGCTCTGAGATATCGTATTCGATTCTCACAACCGGCAAGATTCATAGAAAGTATCAGTGGGGAGTTATTAACTATTTTACTTCCTGAGCATCTAATTTTGAGCAAGATGAAAAGAGAGATTTTAACCAACGAGGTATGTTCAGTATACGGTAAGAATAAGTGCTATCTTGATAGCTTTAAGACAGGATTAAAAATATCAGAAGAAGAAGGAGCGACGGAAGAAGCACAAAGTGAATCCACATCCGAGCCGAAACTAGGTAAACCAAGATGCATTCCTTTAAGCTCTCTTACTAAAGATAGCGTATGGCGTCAAGTAAGGCAGGAGCTAGTACTGCAGCAGTACGGCAATGACATAGATACAGCTTGGTTTTCGAAAGCAGAAGTCAAAGAGTGCAAGGAAACAGGAACACTAATACTTACTATGCCAAATAAGTTTATGTCTTATTGGCTTCAAGAATCGTTATGGCTATGCTATATCTAGAATAGCAAGTGCTTTAGGTTTTAAATACGTAGAATATAATCATTAAAGAAGAAGAGTAAGTATGAGAGTAAATGTTTGGCAAGGGGAGCAGAAAAAATTTAACAAGCTATGTAATAAAGCAAGTAGACATTTGGATAATAAGCAGTATATCAGGGCAATAGAGTTGTATAAGAAAGCAATAAAAATTTATCCTAATTGTGATGAGGCATATTGCAATATGGGGATAAGTTTTGAATATATTAAGCAATATGAGGATGCAATTAAATGTTATGATAAGGCGATAAAGTTAAATCCTGATGACCATCATGCATATCACAACAAAGCACTAGCTCTTGCTTCTCTTGGTTATGACGAGTTGTTTTTGGAATATTATGACAAGGCGATGGAACTTAATCCTAAGAGGTATGAGGATATGTACTATGAAGCGATGAAAGAAAGTGATGAAGAAATGGAGTAGCATATTAATCAAGGGGGAGTATTAAACTAAACAACCCTCAGCCATAAGCTGAGGGTTGTTTAGTTGTTCAACATAGCGTAGGCACAGACTGTATCATTTTTCAGCCGGTGTTGACATTATGAAGTGAAAGTAGTATCATTCATGATAATGATATACAAATTAATCAATATAGCAAGAGATACAAAAAGTATAGAATTACTTGGAAATAAAAAGTATTAAAAGTAATTAATAAGAATTAATGAAAAAGATAGAAGGTGGTCAAACAGATTTTGAGATGTGTATTTATGCTAAGAAGTTACTAGATAAAGTAATACATTTAAATAGTGTAGTAAAAGTACCGCCAGTGGATGTATTGGAAATAAAAAAAGCAATTTATTACGCTAAGAAATATCATGGTAGTCAGATGCGTCAATCAGGAGAACCATTTTATTCACATCCGATAGAAGTAGCATATATGATATCAGATTACTTATTTAGAACAGATATACTAGTTACTAGTATATTGCATGATACTATAGAGGATACAGAACTTACCAAGGAGAAAATATTACAAGAATTTGGAGAGGATATAGCCAATCAAGTAATGGATTTGACAAGGATTAAGGAGAATGGTATAAAGATTAGTTCTGCTGAAATGGTAGAGATGTTATACAAAGAGAAGAAACATGATGTACTTCTGATAAAGTTATTTGATAGACTGCATAATATACAGACACTAGGGGTAAAGTCTCCTGAAAAAATCAGAAAGATTGTAGATGAAACTCTTAAAAGATTTGTAACCCTGGGTGTCTATTTTGAAGATTGGGTATATGGAGTATTAAATATATCAAACACAATAGCAGCACTATGCTATCATTATTCACCTATCAAAAAACCTATGTTACAGGATCAAACAATTATATTTAAGGATAATTACCAGCTTCCTTTTCCAACTGCTCAAAATGCGATAATCCATAATTATATCCGCCATATATTGGTATCAAAATAATTAATAATCCCCAATTACCAAAATATTTTACAACATAAATAGTACCGAAAGAGGTTAGTATATATACTATTGCACGTGAAAACGCATATGAAAAGTTACTATAAGTAAATCGTTGAAATATTGGAAAATATTTGAAGAAAATAGGAAATGCTGGTGCTTTAGATGGACCAAATATCACAAAAAACAGTTGTAATAACATCACACAAAATGGCGTTGTTAATCCATGCTCCAATATATATGGACAAAATGGAATAAAAATAAGCATAGTCATTATTTTTATTTTTAGTATTTTTAGTGGATATATTCTACGGCTTAAATATGCTATTGATAGCATATTAATCATTGCAGCGATTGATACCAAAAAGTTGTGACTAATAACTTCCTCTGGCGTATAACCGAATTGATTTTTAAGAATATTGCTACAATAAATGAAAGCAAAATAAAAAGTTAATGGCCAACTATAATCTATTAAAAATAAAGCCAAAATTCTTTTTTTGTCAGGTTTTTCAGACCAGATAGGGTCATCTTGTAATATTTTGTGATGCGTATCATTATCTTGCAGTATTTTTTTTACTCGTGCTTTTGCATTTGCAAATTCCGGCGTTTCTCTAAGAGCAGTTCTAGCTATCGTTCCTATGAACGCAATTAATGCTCCTATCCAAAACACTATCCTCCAATTTAATGCAAATGAGGTAACAATATATGCCATACATAAAGCGGCGGCACTCCCCACAGCAGCAACAGCATCTATTAAGGTTACAACTGAATATTGTGCAGGTGGTTTAGTAATTTCAGTGAGGTAAAGTTGTGCTCCCATCAGTTCTCCCATCGAAGACATACCTTGTACAATGCGACATATAATCATTATCACAGTGGCAGTAATACCTATTTGAGCATATGTAGGGAGAGTAGCCATAATTATACAGGCTATAGACATCATAAAAGTAGTAATAACTACTGTGACTTTACGTCCAATATGATCACCAATCCAACCAAAAATTAATGCTCCAACGGGTCTAAAAACAAAAGTAGAACAAAATGCTGCTGCTGCATAAAGAGTTGTAGTTTCAGGATTAGTTTTTGGGAAAAAAAGCTCATTAATGACCACTGCCATATGCACATAGATCATTAGATCAAAATACTCTAAGAATGTGCCTACAGATAATAAGGCAACAGCTTCCATCCGTTGCCTCACAGTAAGCTCTCTTGCTTCTTGCTGATTTTTCATCATTTCTGCACCTTATTTGCTATTAATTGGATCTATTATCATTTCAGCTTTTATTGTTTCTAACACAAATTTTGCTTTTTCTGTAAAATTATATTGTTTTGCTTCTTTATAAATATCATTTCCATGTTGTATTTATATTTCATTTTAAATTTTATTGTCCAGTTTTTGGGTACCATTATAATATTTTCTTACAATAATATATTATCTCTGTAACAATACTTATACAAGATTAGGAGTTGTGCACTTTTAACTACGCAGAATAAATCTCGGGGCAAGCCCGAAAGAAGTCTATTGAATAAATTGACGGAATTTAAATTATGAATTAGTGCATTATTTTTGCTGTCAATCTACTTTCAATACAGACTCTGAGATATGTCATATCAGGAAGCATAAATGATACTAAAATTTTTAAAGTATTATTTTTATATTATAATATTATTAAGTACAAAATCTATGGCATCGCTAAATCCAGAAGCAGAACGATATATATCAAGCATGATTAATAAACATGTACCATATCAGGTAAGTGTTCTTAACAATAATTTTATTATCAATAATGTTAACGCTTATCCTCCTGGAAAATTAACTGCCATGTTTGCAAAATTTTTAATAGACAACAATTTAGTAAAAAATAAGGTGTTTGCAGATATAGGATCTGGATGCTTTGCCTTAGGTATAATAGCTGCAAAGAACGGGGCTCGTACAATTATTGGTAGTGATATAAGTGAACATGCAATACAATGTGCAAAAGATAATTTGATACTTCATGGTATTACAAAAAATATGTATTTATTTAATGGAGAAGGTGTATTACCGTTGTTACCAAAATTTCTCGGTAAGATAGATATACTTGTCTCAGGGGTGCCTTGGGATAATTTATCTAAAAATGAATTTAACGGTATAATACCTGCAAGACAATCAATCAGTCGTGCTTTTTATGATGTTGATAATGCACTCATAAAAGATATTATGTTGCAAGGTTTTAATTTATTATCAAATCAAGGAAGAATATTTATTACTTCATCACTAAGAAAAATTCAACGAATAGAGCAATTATGCTCAGAGTATCAACTAAATTGTAAGATACTTAAAGGTGAGGATATACACAATGATGGTAACACACATTATATATTAGAAATAACTCGTATAAAATAGGGTATATACTTATTTAACTTATAGTAGTTGATACGGAATGTGGAAAAAGTTGTTGACAGTTAAGACTGTATCTCAACTATTACATAAGTCGCTCCGCCAGCGTGCCAAGCAAAGTGCGTAAGGAACAGTTGGTGAGAATGGCTTTGTTTGGAAGGGTAATAAATAGGTGTGAAGTATAGGGAGAATGATATATAATATTGTGGATTAGATTAATAATAAATTGATAATGCCATACAAGGAACGAGTAAAGCAGGTACTAACAAAAAAGTGATTGACTACGATTATCTTTAGATTTAGCATCCTTTACTACTAGTTTCACTAAGGTCGAAGTAAGAGACTAGGAATAACAACTCTAAGAATGATTGTATGATCACCAAGAAACAGCTCATTAATATTGGGTTAGAACAATTAGCAGAAATTATTTTATCGCTTTATAACAGTAATATAAGCATACAGAAATAACTAGATATGATATTAGCAAGTCTTGACGAAGATCCCAAAAAGATTTTCTCGATGATTAAAGCTGAGATATCATCTTTGAAAAAATCCAGCAGATTCATTGACTATTATGAATCGGATAATTTTGCTACCAAAATTGATCAATTACGTATGCATATTACTAGGGATTTATTACCAAGGTTTCCAAATCATGCTGTTGATTTATTAACAGCTTTCTTAGATTTACATCCCAGGACTTTAAATAGAGTGGATGACAGTAACTACCTCTTTAGAAGAATGATAGAGCTAGTATTTAATCATTATTCATCTCAATGTGAAAATATTGCAGAGAAAAGCAACAGTGATAACGGCATGAGCAAAAGTTTAAGTAATCGTATGAAAGAGCTTATCAAATCAGGATATATGTTCAAGCTACTCAGGTGAGCC from Rickettsia hoogstraalii carries:
- a CDS encoding toprim domain-containing protein; protein product: MIVEGENAAVAAAKILPEYDVVSWMGGSNSADKVNWSQLQWRDVIIWPDNDEPDFKAADIIKDKLNKANDHIGFVSIVDSNKLRFDGRVHKDLLPKKWDLADRLPNGMTITNVKKAIENVRAAHLDLNQI
- a CDS encoding DnaA N-terminal domain-containing protein yields the protein MKREILTNEVCSVYGKNKCYLDSFKTGLKISEEEGATEEAQSESTSEPKLGKPRCIPLSSLTKDSVWRQVRQELVLQQYGNDIDTAWFSKAEVKECKETGTLILTMPNKFMSYWLQESLWLCYI
- a CDS encoding tetratricopeptide repeat protein, with the protein product MRVNVWQGEQKKFNKLCNKASRHLDNKQYIRAIELYKKAIKIYPNCDEAYCNMGISFEYIKQYEDAIKCYDKAIKLNPDDHHAYHNKALALASLGYDELFLEYYDKAMELNPKRYEDMYYEAMKESDEEME
- a CDS encoding HD domain-containing protein; its protein translation is MKKIEGGQTDFEMCIYAKKLLDKVIHLNSVVKVPPVDVLEIKKAIYYAKKYHGSQMRQSGEPFYSHPIEVAYMISDYLFRTDILVTSILHDTIEDTELTKEKILQEFGEDIANQVMDLTRIKENGIKISSAEMVEMLYKEKKHDVLLIKLFDRLHNIQTLGVKSPEKIRKIVDETLKRFVTLGVYFEDWVYGVLNISNTIAALCYHYSPIKKPMLQDQTIIFKDNYQLPFPTAQNAIIHNYIRHILVSK
- a CDS encoding MFS transporter; translation: MKNQQEARELTVRQRMEAVALLSVGTFLEYFDLMIYVHMAVVINELFFPKTNPETTTLYAAAAFCSTFVFRPVGALIFGWIGDHIGRKVTVVITTFMMSIACIIMATLPTYAQIGITATVIMIICRIVQGMSSMGELMGAQLYLTEITKPPAQYSVVTLIDAVAAVGSAAALCMAYIVTSFALNWRIVFWIGALIAFIGTIARTALRETPEFANAKARVKKILQDNDTHHKILQDDPIWSEKPDKKRILALFLIDYSWPLTFYFAFIYCSNILKNQFGYTPEEVISHNFLVSIAAMINMLSIAYLSRRIYPLKILKIKIMTMLIFIPFCPYILEHGLTTPFCVMLLQLFFVIFGPSKAPAFPIFFKYFPIFQRFTYSNFSYAFSRAIVYILTSFGTIYVVKYFGNWGLLIILIPIYGGYNYGLSHFEQLEKEAGNYP
- a CDS encoding 50S ribosomal protein L11 methyltransferase, whose translation is MILKFLKYYFYIIILLSTKSMASLNPEAERYISSMINKHVPYQVSVLNNNFIINNVNAYPPGKLTAMFAKFLIDNNLVKNKVFADIGSGCFALGIIAAKNGARTIIGSDISEHAIQCAKDNLILHGITKNMYLFNGEGVLPLLPKFLGKIDILVSGVPWDNLSKNEFNGIIPARQSISRAFYDVDNALIKDIMLQGFNLLSNQGRIFITSSLRKIQRIEQLCSEYQLNCKILKGEDIHNDGNTHYILEITRIK
- a CDS encoding DUF6880 family protein, which produces MILASLDEDPKKIFSMIKAEISSLKKSSRFIDYYESDNFATKIDQLRMHITRDLLPRFPNHAVDLLTAFLDLHPRTLNRVDDSNYLFRRMIELVFNHYSSQCENIAEKSNSDNGMSKSLSNRMKELIKSGYMFKLLR